A window of the Leucothrix mucor DSM 2157 genome harbors these coding sequences:
- the aat gene encoding leucyl/phenylalanyl-tRNA--protein transferase encodes MTPQELTFLEPGAHDEPFPPAEMAWDEPNGLIAIGGDLSVPRLINAYRSGIFPWFNPGEPIYWWNPDPRAVLLPEMVNFSRSLRKTIRNKGYKVVFDHNFKQVIAACAAPRSYSSGTWISPEMQQAYCRLHDAGVAHSVEVYNKDDVLVGGLYGISSGGVFCGESMFSTEPNTSKIAFIALAWYAQHVGYTLIDCQLENSHLLSLGSTSISRKDYMTVLRSAPEPEQADWVFDQSVDLSRWEPGQTD; translated from the coding sequence ATGACGCCTCAAGAGCTGACATTTCTTGAACCCGGTGCCCATGATGAGCCCTTCCCACCCGCAGAAATGGCGTGGGATGAGCCCAATGGCTTAATTGCCATCGGGGGCGATTTGTCAGTTCCAAGGCTTATCAATGCTTACCGCTCTGGGATTTTCCCCTGGTTTAATCCGGGGGAGCCAATTTATTGGTGGAATCCAGACCCGCGTGCAGTGCTGCTTCCAGAGATGGTTAACTTCAGTCGAAGCCTTAGAAAGACGATTAGAAATAAAGGCTACAAGGTTGTTTTTGATCATAATTTTAAACAGGTGATCGCCGCTTGCGCAGCACCGCGCTCGTATAGCTCCGGCACTTGGATCTCTCCCGAAATGCAACAGGCATATTGCCGCTTACATGACGCTGGCGTCGCGCATTCGGTAGAAGTCTATAATAAGGATGATGTGCTGGTGGGTGGCCTGTATGGCATTAGCAGCGGCGGTGTATTTTGTGGTGAGTCGATGTTTAGCACTGAGCCAAATACATCCAAGATTGCCTTTATCGCCTTAGCTTGGTATGCGCAGCATGTGGGATATACCTTGATTGACTGCCAGCTGGAAAACTCACATTTGCTGAGTCTGGGCTCGACGAGTATTTCAAGAAAAGATTATATGACCGTCCTGCGCTCAGCGCCCGAGCCTGAGCAGGCAGACTGGGTATTTGATCAATCGGTTGACCTGTCTCGCTGGGAGCCAGGCCAAACCGATTAA
- the trxB gene encoding thioredoxin-disulfide reductase, protein MQETRHSRLLILGSGPAGYTAAVYAARANLNPVLITGMEQGGQLTTTTDVDNWPGDNDGVQGPELMERMKKHAERFNTEIIIDHIQSVDFSERPFKLKGDTGAYTCDALIISTGASAMYLGLESEEKFKGRGVSACATCDGFFYRKQKVAVIGGGNTAVEEALYLSNIASEVILVHRRDFLKAEKILQDQLFEKAKNGNITLMWDHTLEEVTGDNAGVTGLRLKHTKTGEVQAVDVHGVFIAIGHKPNTAMFEGQLDMNGGYITVNSGSAGNATATSVPGVFASGDVMDHVYRQAITSAGTGCMAALDAEKYLDALGEA, encoded by the coding sequence ATGCAAGAAACAAGACACAGCCGCCTATTAATTCTGGGCTCCGGACCTGCGGGTTATACCGCTGCCGTATACGCAGCCCGTGCTAACCTTAATCCGGTTTTAATCACTGGAATGGAGCAAGGCGGACAGCTAACCACAACGACCGACGTGGATAATTGGCCTGGTGATAATGATGGCGTTCAAGGCCCAGAGCTCATGGAGCGCATGAAGAAGCACGCGGAACGCTTTAATACTGAAATCATTATTGACCACATTCAAAGCGTAGACTTCAGCGAGCGCCCCTTTAAGTTAAAAGGCGATACCGGGGCGTATACCTGCGATGCACTGATTATTTCAACTGGTGCTTCTGCGATGTATCTGGGGCTTGAGTCTGAAGAGAAGTTCAAAGGTCGTGGTGTATCCGCTTGTGCTACGTGTGATGGTTTCTTCTACCGTAAGCAAAAAGTGGCAGTGATCGGTGGTGGTAATACTGCGGTTGAAGAAGCGCTGTACTTATCCAATATTGCTTCAGAAGTTATCTTAGTACATCGCCGTGACTTTTTGAAAGCAGAGAAGATTTTGCAAGACCAGCTGTTCGAAAAAGCGAAGAACGGCAATATCACATTGATGTGGGATCACACGCTGGAAGAAGTCACGGGTGACAATGCGGGTGTGACCGGCTTGCGCTTAAAGCATACTAAGACCGGTGAAGTCCAAGCGGTTGATGTCCATGGCGTATTCATTGCCATTGGTCACAAGCCAAACACGGCAATGTTTGAAGGTCAGCTGGATATGAACGGCGGCTACATTACGGTTAACAGTGGCTCTGCAGGTAATGCAACAGCAACGAGCGTACCGGGTGTATTTGCGTCTGGCGATGTAATGGATCACGTATACCGTCAAGCCATTACTTCTGCGGGCACTGGCTGCATGGCTGCACTGGATGCTGAAAAGTATCTTGATGCACTTGGTGAAGCCTGA